In Prionailurus viverrinus isolate Anna chromosome C2, UM_Priviv_1.0, whole genome shotgun sequence, one DNA window encodes the following:
- the LOC125175242 gene encoding LOW QUALITY PROTEIN: translation machinery-associated protein 7-like (The sequence of the model RefSeq protein was modified relative to this genomic sequence to represent the inferred CDS: inserted 2 bases in 1 codon; substituted 1 base at 1 genomic stop codon), with amino-acid sequence MSSRKGGRKKPLKQPKKXAEEMXQQKAFKQEPKEEQKKLQELKGQDQATGKGPLVTGRIKKSGKK; translated from the exons ATGTCCAGCCGCAAAGGGGGCAGGAAGAAGCCCCTGAAGCAGCCCAAGAAATAGGCCGAGGAGAT TCAACAGAAGGCGTTCAAGCAGGAGCCAAAAGAGGAGCAGAAGAAACTCCAGGAGCTAAAAGGCCAAGACCAGGCCACAGGGAAGGGCCCCCTGGTCACAGGCAGAATTAAGAAATCTGGCAAAAAGTAA